Part of the Diprion similis isolate iyDipSimi1 chromosome 10, iyDipSimi1.1, whole genome shotgun sequence genome, GTACTGAAATAATCTCGCAGAagtgatcaatttttaataattacggGAAAATATTTCGCCAATAGAGATTTGACGGAACAAAACAAACAGATTATACGAATAACAATCTTCCGACAACAAATATGAGCCACTTTAAATGCAGCTTGATCAGTGGTCTGGCAGTGATACTTCAAGTGATAAAAATGCGGTGTTGACATTTTTACGGAAACGGCTGACCCAAGCTGTTGAATAACAATCGTACATACATCGTTACAGTTGGTGTAATCATAACCgcaaaactgaaaattaaaatgcaTATGATCATGGAAGCTGCGGTAACAGGATAAACTGTAAGATATCGGATCGCATGTTATGGATGACGAAATAGTAATAATCAGGAAAAATCGTGATCCGAAACGTTGGGGTGATAAAAACAAGCCGATAAGGCATTTGCGACGCGGGCCTGATGGGCTTCCGAATGTCTTCCAAATTGCCAAAGCAATAGCGACGTGACGATATGTTTCGGACTGAAAAATGTTCTACAACCTTTTTTTTGAACtggttttgaagaaaaaaaaattttttagggagttgaatttttttgggaaaaacGATTAACCGATTCTTAGACGAATTCACGACAACTCTCGACTATGAATTTTGAATGTATCTTTGTTGTATCTTTCAAGTCGAAGTGTAGCCTGACATCAAAAGGTCTACTGATATCTCTGCGTATGATAACAATCGTAAAAATAACTCTAAATGGTGTGTGAATTAGACAGTCACAGGTTAAAGTTCTCGGGATAAACACTTTGAGTTTCGCAACTTATCGTCGATTCGTACGCCTGAATGGGTGAAACTTTCTGAATAATAACAGCATCCCTAAaagtctgattttttttctttaatttaaatacaatgaaattatttctagAAGTTACAAATATTCAAACTTTCTCAGAGTTTTTCAGAATTCTCGAAAAGTTCtgcaaagttttattttttatttcaatcacttCGAGATTGGTGTCATGACAGAATAGTTCtagttgtttgaaaaattcaataacataataatttcCATCAAcaataaagaattttcaaaacgaaCGTTCtgatgaattaatttattgatTAATCTATTTTTCAAGCACCTTGGtcattttcatcgattttccaCAATCAATTTCAACTAGTTATGACTCTACAAAATTATAGATGAATTACAAAAAGTTAATTTGACTTCccacaaaatttgaaacgtaTTTTTATAGAGAGCTGAGATGATTTAGAAATTTCTCGATGTTTCCAAAACGTTAAGTATTAAtactgtgaaataaaaatttggtaatatttaaaaaaatggaaaacaaatCTCATCATGAGACCATTCTTAGAATGATCGGAATAAGAAATAACATTTccgagaatttttctaaattattaaGAAGAATGGAATTTTAACAAAGGTTAGAatggttaaaaattcaaagtgatTCCAACGAtaccaatattttttattactccaGTTACGAGCACATATTgtgtaaaataacgaaaaatcatTACTATTGATTCATCGAATGCTCGGCAAATACGAccgttaaataaatattttcacctcaaATCAGAGTGTCTCCTAATTTACTGGAACGACTTATCGTATTTCTGAAATGATTAGACCAATTATCAAAGCTAAAATTCAAGACCTTCTAAGAGAGTAATAAAAATGCTTGATGCCTAGTTTAATCACTTCCGATTTCTGGAAAAGCATAATGTGGATGACTTAAAACGAATCTGGGTAATATTTCAAGATAAGTTTTATTATCTAAGTTCCCGCTCCGCGAGTGATGGGTGTACATCACTTAGTCGAGCGAGATGTGATTCAACTTTGAAACCgagtgtaattattataaataacatCGGGTCCGTTGGATGTTTGCGGGtcacaatttcaaatcaattctcTTGCGTGTTTGTCGAGACTTTTAAACAACCGAGAGCCTTGAAACCCTGATTTGTATACTGGAAGGTGCAGAACCTGAGCAGTTTGAAACTCGTCTTTCTCTGATTTAACCAGAAATTTCATCTCACGTagtatataatttcaaaattgcttTATTTGATAACTGCGTCACACAAAAATGCTCTCTCAATAACTTATACAGCTGCATAAAAAAACTTGtcaattttcacacaattttcAGCCCGAAAGTATCACTGCCAAGGAATGACGAAGAGGTGCAGCACAGTGCAACAactcgatatatatatagacgtaTAATTGATTAGTAGAAACCGATCAACAAATTGGCTTTTCCAACGTGCGACGCACTCGACAAGGTCCACAATCGCATATCCTCGAgtggtaattatttttctcgtcgTTAGCACACTCggctgtttcttttttcttggtcAATGGACCTTCGAGGATGCGTCTGACCCGACAGGGACTGCAATCACAGCCTGGATTTTCCTTGAAGTCCTTGCATCCTTCCTGTAGacaatgatttgaaattatgTGATTTGAAAAACGTGCTCCTGTGAAGCAGCAGACAAGGATAATACTTTTCTGGAACActttagatttcttttttctgatgTCATTTTACAATGAAGGTTCATTGAAGCTCTCAAAAGGTCCGTAATTTGTTtcatgataataatgaaagaaacaaattcattgaaaaacgATTACAAACTTCTATGGTCACAACAACGTGTCTATAAATAAACCGATTCTCGTCCTTATCCTCGGAGCAAacgttaaataaatattgaaacacCGCGATGAAAGCTTTTCAGAAGAATCGATGATTAGAGTAAAACGTTCGAACGATTAATACACATTTAAATACAAATGTTTACTGTGTGAACTAATGAATTCGTCTTCAATCGCGTTCGACGAGTCACGTGATAGGTTATTTTCCACAATTAAATACAAACTTGTTTCTTGTTTGGTTTCTTTTCGGAAATAACTGCAGTTGTTTTGACTGCTGCTCATCAGTAATCGTTCAATGATAACGAAATCACAGGAAATATTTGAGAACGATAATAGCGAACCGTGTATTCGCCGTGTGATTTCTCAGGAGAAACCGTCTTTTCTTTCGAACCGCAAGGATCGCGAGAACGTGGACGAGGACAGGAATCGAGGCTTGGCAAAAATGGCGGTTGGCAACATTTCCTTTCGCACGAATGCATTGCGGATGGTCTCGAGAAGCTGCACGATTCTTCCTTGGGTTTCGGGCTGCTAATATCACGCCACTCGAAATGCGGAATGGGGATCTGTGAATCCAACGATAGCATAAaatgaagacaaaaaaaaattaaaaattatcgtatCCATTTGGAAAGTCTTCTGACGATACTTTTAGGAATAATCATGAGTTTGGAACCTTCAATGGCGTGCAGAGGAACCAGTCAAGGGGACGTTTGATCAGATCAAACAGCGAGATTGTGTTTCTCCTGCATCGACAAGGCGGAAGTGGTTCTTTGCACGGTATTTTAGGacgtgaagaaatttcatATTCTCTCATTTTCCGAGGTGCAATGAAACATTCGTCAGAAGTTTGCGACTCGGAATTGCATCTTCGCGCAGCGACTGCGAAAATGTTATTATGACTAGGCGCTTTTCAATCAAATCATTTAGCTAAAAATCCACTCCAAGAAAGTTTGCTGAGGTATAAGATAATTGACCTAACCTCAAATAATACTCATAtactgatatttttattcgttgtACCTACTGAAGAAAGAATCTctgctgaaaaaataatggtaGATCGTTCATCTGTAGAACTTGACTCACTTATCTGATATActaatttttccaatccaGCTCAGTGACTTGTCATCATTTACACGTCTAATCTCTGACCTCTCAAGCTTTCTCGAGGTTGGTTGGATCTTTGACACCTTTGTGACAACTCGGTTCTTTCGGCCCGCAGCATTTCCCATCTGGGCATTGTTTCTTCTTGCACAAATCGCAGCCGCAAATTGGATCCCTCTTTGGACCACGATGACACTCATCTTCGCACTGCGGAGGAGGTGGACAGCAACATGGCGCGCAGGGATCCTGACGATATTGAATGATATGGTGGGTGCGGGTCAAACTTCGACATCATCACTTCGAACAGACCATTCCACAGAATGGTTGGAATTCCAAATGGTGAAAACCACTGATGGTCAAACTCCCAAACGGTTAATGTTCTGAACCTTATCAAGTATCGTCATCACGTACGAACGTTGGTACCGTCCGAAATTTTAACCATCCAGAATTTTGACCCAATGGTGTGTGTGAACATTGATTATTGGGAGCTTTTGCCCCACACCCAACATTATTTAGAAAAACTCTAAGGATGGCATGCTACTCTAAGGAAGTAGTATCCTTGTCCATTTGTTGTTGGGATCCTCCTAGGAGTTCAGACAGCTAAGAACGTGATGCTCGATTGGCAAAATTCGTTCTGATGATGAAATCCAAGGAATTCTACCTGCATGCGAATGAAGCAGCACTCCGGCGGCTTCGGTTTGCCGATATTCGGGCAAAACTCTTCGGGTTGAAGAGGCCTCTTAGGCTCCGGACATCCAGGATGACACTGTGCTGGAGAACTTTTGTTGGACTCATGCTTGGTGTTTCCGTCGATTAAGTTGGTAGTACAACTCTTTCGATCGTAAGGACAGGTACGTTTTTCACCACCGATGTTCAGCAAGTTGTCTGGGAGTTTTAAAATcgtgaattctttttttttttgctttataaCTTTAAGCTTGCTTTTAGAGGTTTTATTGAACGATGAGGAGAATATTTTGCGGATGCAGGTGCGGTATCATGGAGTCGAATTTCTTACCGCTTCCTCCCTCCATTATCCTGGACCACAGACTTTTCGTTGTATCAGCCATCCTTGCTTCGAAGTTAATAAATCTATCTTAGTTTCAATAAAGTAAAAGGGAAATtagtttgttaaaaattttgacgttgaCAATTTTGCTTGCATTGaccgaaaaaagaagaatgctTTACTTCCGTTGGTTATTCCAATGTTTTTCTGCTTGAACAAAGGAACGTAAAATTCTGGTAGTTGTAATATATACGAGTATTCTATACATATCATGAGATTATACAAAATGGTTTTCcattatcaaaataaaatcaacaccattatccaaaaatatatgttttattgcacgcacaatcaattttttttctaatttctaattatttgatTCATTTTCAAGTACCTTGCTACCTAAATGAAAGACACATGTGTGTATTGGATCTAAAAATGCGTGTTAAGGAGTGTTAATGGGTTTTAtaaggattaaaaaattaagttaAAATGACGAATCGTTAGACTTATAGATCTCTGAATA contains:
- the LOC124411651 gene encoding uncharacterized protein LOC124411651 isoform X1, which codes for MSPTKVLQHSVILDVRSLRGLFNPKSFARISANRSRRSAASFACRIPARHVAVHLLRSAKMSVIVVQRGIQFAAAICARRNNAQMGNAAGRKNRVVTKVSKIQPTSRKLERSEIRRVNDDKSLSWIGKISISDKSPFRISSGVILAARNPRKNRAASRDHPQCIRAKGNVANRHFCQASIPVLVHVLAILAVRKKRRFLLRNHTANTRKDARTSRKIQAVIAVPVGSDASSKVH
- the LOC124411651 gene encoding sperm mitochondrial-associated cysteine-rich protein-like isoform X2; this translates as MADTTKSLWSRIMEGGSDNLLNIGGEKRTCPYDRKSCTTNLIDGNTKHESNKSSPAQCHPGCPEPKRPLQPEEFCPNIGKPKPPECCFIRMQDPCAPCCCPPPPQCEDECHRGPKRDPICGCDLCKKKQCPDGKCCGPKEPSCHKGVKDPTNLEKA